AAGGAAACGTGGCATGCCCCATGAGAATCGGACACCTGTCATGAGATACCTGGGTGGGTGGCCGCCGGGGCCCGGTGAAAGGTGAGGTGGCCGAGGTGGCTGAGGCTTCGAAGGTCGCGCAGGCCGACGAGAGTTCCGTCGAGCTCGGGGGCTACCAGCAGGAGCTGAAACGGACGCTCGGCTCCTTTCAGGTGTTCGCGATCTCGTTCGCGTTCATCTCGGTGGCGGTTGGCATCTTCGCGACGTACGACGACGTGCTGCAGAACGCGGGGCCGGTCGGGCTTTGGCTGTGGCCCATCGCGGCGGTGGGGCAGGTCCTGGTGGCCTTGGTGGTCGCGCAGCTCGCGGCCCGCATCGCGCTCAGCGGCTCGTCCTACCAATGGGCCTCGCGGCTGGCCAACCCGAAGGTCGGCTGGGGGTTCGGTTGGCTGACCTTCTGCTACCTGGCGATCGCGGTCGTGGCGATCGACAATGCACTCGCGAGTCAGGCCATCATGCCGCTCGCCGGCATGCAGCCGGACGAGGGTACGGCGCGCCTGATCACGCTCGTGGTGCTGCTCATCCAGACCTTGCTCGCAGTGGCCTCGACACGCATCGTCAGCATGATCAACGCGAGCGCGGTGGGGCTCGAGCTGGCGCTCGTCGTGGTGGTGGCCATCGCCCTCGTCATCGCTGTGGCGGTCACGGGCCACGGCGCAGCCGACAACCTCACCTCGCGCGGTGTCACCGAGAACGCCCAGGACTATTTCACCGTGGGCGGCGGGTTGATGCTCGCGATGATCATGGGCCTGGCTACGCTCGTCGGCTTCGATGCCGCGGCCAACCTGGCCGAGGAGGCCAAGGATCCCTATCGCAGCGTCCCGCGCGCGATCGTGGGATCGGTCGTGGCCGCCGGTCTGCTGGGGATGCTGTTCCTGATCTCGCTCACCGTCGCGATCGAAGACATTCCGCGGATCACCGCCAGCGGCTCGCCGGTCGCGGCGATCATGCACGATCAGTTCGGTCCGGTGATGGAGAGAGTGCTACTGGTTGCGATCGCGTTCGCGTTCTTCGGCGCCGGGATGGTGGTGATGACCGCGTGCTCGCGGATCGTTTTCGCGATGTCGCGCGACTCACGCTTCCCTGCCCACCGGCTGATGCGACGGGTCAACCCACGCACGCATACGCCGGTCCCGGCGACGATCCTGATCTTCGTCGTGGGAGTCGTCCTGATGGTCGCGTTGCCGGGTGCCGCACTGCTGAAGCTGATCACGGCGTCGACGATCCTCCCGGCGATCATCTACGGCGCGACGATTGTCCTCTACCTGGCGGTGCGCCGACGGCTGGACCGCAAAAAGGGCGCGTTCGACCTCGGGCGCTTCGAGTTGCCGGTCGCGATCTGCGCGCTGGTGTGGTCGGTCGTCTCACTGTTTGTGCTGGTGGCGCCGGCGGAGGCGCTCGTCCCGGTCCTGATCGTGGTCGGTTTGCTTCTTGCGGGCGGGCTTTTCTTCCTCGGCCTGCTGATCTTCGACCGTGGGGCGCTGGAGACCGAGCCCGGAGACGTGAGCGTCTTCAGGCACTGAGCTTTCCAGCGTTGCCGCTCCAGGGGTGAGGACGGCATTGGCTGCTGAGAGGTGCGGCGGTTGGGGCTGCGCGGACATGGCGGAAGATCGGCCATGCCTCAGCCGGGCCAACTATCGTTCCTGGGCTGCACCGGGCGCCCCTCGGGGCGACGGCCCCGGTCGGACCGACGCCTCCCCCAACGGTTCATCGGTGACATCGCC
This portion of the Streptomyces sp. NBC_01750 genome encodes:
- a CDS encoding APC family permease, with product MAEVAEASKVAQADESSVELGGYQQELKRTLGSFQVFAISFAFISVAVGIFATYDDVLQNAGPVGLWLWPIAAVGQVLVALVVAQLAARIALSGSSYQWASRLANPKVGWGFGWLTFCYLAIAVVAIDNALASQAIMPLAGMQPDEGTARLITLVVLLIQTLLAVASTRIVSMINASAVGLELALVVVVAIALVIAVAVTGHGAADNLTSRGVTENAQDYFTVGGGLMLAMIMGLATLVGFDAAANLAEEAKDPYRSVPRAIVGSVVAAGLLGMLFLISLTVAIEDIPRITASGSPVAAIMHDQFGPVMERVLLVAIAFAFFGAGMVVMTACSRIVFAMSRDSRFPAHRLMRRVNPRTHTPVPATILIFVVGVVLMVALPGAALLKLITASTILPAIIYGATIVLYLAVRRRLDRKKGAFDLGRFELPVAICALVWSVVSLFVLVAPAEALVPVLIVVGLLLAGGLFFLGLLIFDRGALETEPGDVSVFRH